The Coregonus clupeaformis isolate EN_2021a unplaced genomic scaffold, ASM2061545v1 scaf0089, whole genome shotgun sequence genome has a window encoding:
- the LOC121554561 gene encoding ras-like protein family member 11A-like gives MRLLVDPPRTMNSGSSNFLLVPIPEYPIIDCVPNKNVKIVVLGASNVGKTALIVRFLTKRFIGDYEANTGALYSRKINLDGEQVSLQVQDTPCVSLQDDAEGLYCQEQINRSIYWADGYVLVFSITDHSSYRTIQPLYQHVRRIHPAGNIPVILVGNKNDLLRARQVPADEGETLAASLGGPYFEASARENHEGVHAAFLHLCGEVSRALGGGNGEKRRGGLHLARPKSPNMQELKRRFRQVLSSKGKSSTNTL, from the exons ATGCGTCTTCTTGTCGACCCACCGAGAACAATGAATAGTGGTTCTAGCAACTTTCTGCTAGTTCCAATACCGGAGTATCCCATTATAGACTGCGTGCCCAACAAAAACGTTAAGATCGTGGTTTTAGGAGCGAGCAACGTCGGGAAAACAG CGTTGATAGTCAGGTTTCTGACCAAGAGGTTCATCGGGGACTATGAGGCAAACACGG GGGCCCTTTACTCCAGAAAGATAAATCTAGATGGAGAACAGGTCTCACTGCAGGTTCAGGACACACCCTGTGTCTCTCTACag GACGATGCAGAGGGACTATATTGTCAGGAGCAGATCAACAGGTCTATCTACTGGGCGGATGGATACGTTCTGGTGTTCTCCATTACCGACCACAGCAGTTATAGAACCATACAGCCTCTTTACCAGCACGTCAGACGCATCCACCCTGCAGGGAACATACCTGTTATACTA gtgGGCAACAAGAATGACCTCCTCCGTGCCCGCCAGGTGCCGGCTGACGAGGGCGAGACGTTGGCAGCCTCTCTGGGTGGGCCGTACTTTGAGGCGTCTGCCAGGGAGAACCACGAGGGGGTCCACGCCGCCTTCCTGCACCTCTGTGGCGAGGTGAGCCGGGCGCTGGGCGGGGGTAacggggagaagaggagaggggggctgcACCTGGCCCGGCCCAAGTCACCCAACATGCAGGAGCTGAAGAGGAGGTTTCGACAGGTGCTCTCCTCTAAGGGGAAGTCTTCCACTAACAccctgtga
- the LOC121554139 gene encoding ubiquitin carboxyl-terminal hydrolase 12 yields the protein MEILMTVRKIASICTMGANASALEKEIGPEQFPVNEHYFGLVNFGNTCYCNSVLQALYFCRPFREKVLAYKVQPRRKESLLTCLSDLFNSIATQKKKVGVIPPKKFISRLRKENELFDNYMQQDAHEFLNYLLNTIADLLQEERSQESQQNGKLLQNGGVGGGTGGGEEEKTQQTWVHEIFQGTLTNETRCLNCEAVSSKDEDFLDLSVDVEQNTSITHCLRGFSNTETLCSEYKYYCEQCRSKQEAQKRMRVKKLPMILALHLKRFKYMDQLHRYTKLSYRVVFPLELRLFNTSGDATNPDRMYDLVAVVVHCGSGPNRGHYITIVKSHGFWLLFDDDIVEKIDAQAIEEFYGLTSDISKNSESGYILFYQSRD from the exons ATGGAAATACTGATGACAGTCCGAAAGATCGCCTCGATTTGTACGATG GGCGCCAATGCCTCTGCTTTGGAGAAGGAGATTGGACCAGAACAGTTTCCCGTTAATGAACACTACTTTGGATTGGTCAAC TTCGGGAACACCTGTTACTGTAACTCGGTGCTGCAGGCCCTCTACTTCTGCCGTCCGTTCAGGGAGAAGGTCCTGGCCTACAAGGTCCAGCCCAGACGTAAAGAGTCACTGCTCACCTGTCTTTCTGACCTCTTCAACAG CATCGCCACGCAGAAAAAGAAGGTGGGAGTCATCCCTCCCAAGAAATTCATCTCACGACTGAGGAAAGAAaatg agcTGTTTGACAACTACATGCAACAGGATGCCCATGAGTTCCTTAACTACCTCCTCAACACTATCGCTGACCTGCTGCAGGAGGAGAGGAGCCAGGAGAGCCAGCAGAATGGAAAGCTGTTGCAGAACGGAGGAGTTGGGGGCGGgacgggaggaggagaggaagagaagacacAGCAGACCTGGGTCCACGAGATCTTCCAGGGAACCCTGACCAACGAGACGCGCTGCCTCAACTGTGAAGCT GTGAGCAGTAAAGATGAGGACTTCCTGGACCTGTCTGTTGACGTGGAGCAGAACACCTCCATCACACACTGTCTcag GGGTTTCAGCAACACCGAGACACTTTGTAGTGAATACAAGTACTACTGTGAACAGTGTCGGAGTAAACAGGAAGCACAGAAAAG gaTGCGTGTGAAGAAGCTCCCTATGATCCTGGCATTACATCTGAAGAGGTTTAAGTACATGGACCAGTTGCATCGCTACACCAAGCTGTCCTATCGTGTCGTCTTCCCTCTGGAGCTCCGCCTCTTCAACACCTCAGGAGACGCCACCAACCCCGACCGCATGTATGACCTGGTCGCCGTGGTCGTCCACTGTGGAAG tgGTCCAAACCGTGGTCATTACATCACCATAGTGAAGAGTCATGGGTTCTGGCTCCTGTTTGATGACGACATCGTAGAG AAAATCGACGCCCAGGCGATCGAGGAGTTCTACGGTCTGACGTCGGACATTTCCAAGAACTCTGAGTCGGGTTACATCCTGTTCTACCAGTCCCGGGACTGA